Proteins encoded together in one Onychomys torridus chromosome 1, mOncTor1.1, whole genome shotgun sequence window:
- the Thap8 gene encoding LOW QUALITY PROTEIN: THAP domain-containing protein 8 (The sequence of the model RefSeq protein was modified relative to this genomic sequence to represent the inferred CDS: inserted 1 base in 1 codon; substituted 1 base at 1 genomic stop codon), with amino-acid sequence MSREHWVPSCHQYLSSEHFTLSCFQWRRGVHYLLPDAVPSIFCRVSTEVRSQTRTRSTQKPGQEVSSVCLEPSSMASGPVHFLVLGPTSGDPETVTTMLLTPXPLPLPSTGPGPGVSDQHPQAGLEATLGALQQIVHRLQRHQEXHQAQLQALEQLAQQLHGESLLACTQGSIVLGECPWDTAVSALNQGPVSEEALMPLGLWELSVPDRSLLKTAMIMMLLWWRSPDIKAQSPNFHQSGFTIICGRPDIAVTLAQGHTPAILDAKPKPLDTQMPHA; translated from the exons ATGAGCCGTGAACACTGGGTACCCAGCTGCCACCAATACTTGAGTAGTGAGCATTTCACACTCTCCTGCTTCCAGTGGCGAAGGGGAGTTCACTACCTACTGCCTGATGCAGTGCCCTCCATCTTCTGCAGGGTATCAACTGAAGTGAGGAG CCAGACAAGAACTAGAAGCACCCAGAAGCCTGGGCAGGAGGTTTCATCTGTGTGCCTGGAGCCCAGCAGCATGGCGTCTGGCCCAGTGCATTTCCTGGTACTGGGACCCACATCAGGAGACCCCGAGACTGTGACCACCATGCTGCTGACCC TgcccctcccacttccttccACAGGGCCAGGGCCTGGAGTCTCTGACCAGCACCCACAGGCTGGGTTGGAGGCTACTCTTGGGGCACTGCAACAGATAGTTCACAGGTTGCAGAGGCACCAGGAGTGACACCAGGCACAGCTGCAAGCTTTGGAACAGCTGGCACAGCAGCTGCATGGGGAGAGCCTGCTGGCCTGTACACAAGGGTCCATTGTGTTGGGCGAATGCCCCTGGGACACTGCAGTTTCTGCTTTAAACCAGGGTCCAGTGTCTGAAGAAGCTCTCATGCCTTTGGGGTTGTGG GAGTTGTCCGTGCCAGACCGAAGCTTACTGAAAACTGCTATGATCATGATGCTGCTTTGGTGGCGTTCTCCAGATATAAAAGCACAGAGTCCTAACTTTCACCAAAGCG GATTCACCATCATCTGTGGAAGGCCTGACATAGCTGTGACCCTTGCCCAAGGCCATACACCTGCCATCCTGGATGCTAAGCCCAAGCCCCTGGACACTCAGATGCCCCATGCGTAA